Proteins co-encoded in one Flavobacterium sp. M31R6 genomic window:
- a CDS encoding DUF4834 family protein: MQTASFSGFIEMVFYMIAFYYIFKFLAKLFLPIVVKKVVEKAGQNFQEQQQRAQQTTWKKTTNNDEIIIDTANSKNPRETKKVGDYVDYEEID, translated from the coding sequence ATGCAAACAGCCTCTTTTTCGGGTTTTATAGAAATGGTATTCTATATGATAGCTTTCTATTATATTTTTAAATTTTTGGCCAAGTTATTTTTACCTATAGTAGTAAAAAAGGTAGTGGAAAAAGCTGGACAAAATTTTCAAGAACAGCAACAGCGCGCCCAACAAACAACTTGGAAGAAAACAACCAATAATGATGAAATTATAATCGATACTGCCAATAGTAAAAATCCTCGTGAAACTAAAAAAGTTGGGGATTATGTCGATTATGAAGAGATTGATTAG
- a CDS encoding YfhO family protein — protein MKQLQKFFPHALAILGFVIVSTLYFFPVLQGKQIFQSDIAQYTGMAKEQNDFRATHHEEPYWTNSAFGGMPTYQLGAKYPHDYVGAIDDVLRFLPRPADYLFLYFLSFYVLMLVLKADPLKAFFGALAFGFSTYLIIILGVGHNAKAHAIAYMPMVVAGFVMVFQRKYILGGLLTMFAVALEINANHFQMTYYLLILLLILSGYFIYEGIKSKEYKSLLYSLGTLIGAGIIAIGANATNLLATVEYANFSIRGKSDLSFNPDGSKSTSDGAMTRDYITEYSYGIAESFNLIAPRLFGGSNNEKVGTDSSMFEFMISQGVPEGQATDFVTAMPTYWGDQPIVSAPAYIGAVVFFLGILALFIDERKIKYVFLGGAFFTLILSWGKNFPALTDFCIDHIPMYNKFRAVSSIQVILELCFPVLAIMGLQSFFKVEKEKQLKPLLQSGAICLGLIIVLFLCKSLFSFTGASDSYLIESYGPSFVDALKADRKSLYSADLLRSGFFILIAAGTLWLFVKNRIAAKTAIILVGLFMVSDLFFVDKNYVSNKDFINAREVEVPFQETPTDTEILKDPTNYRVFDIQGLMQGRTSYFHKAIGGYSAVRPKRMQQLFDYQIAKNNLEILNMLNVKYVIQTDKEGKEHPIINPDANGNAWFVNQVNLVKNSDEEMKALDKFNSKEVAVINENEFSNIKNKAFAKDSSATIILDSYLPNDLKYTSNNAKEGLAVFSEMYYEKGWKAFIDGKETSIMRADYTLRAIVVPGGKHTIEFKFEPQVVKTGSAITLVSCIGMLFLLVGGLYFEKKKNSEV, from the coding sequence ATGAAGCAACTTCAAAAGTTCTTTCCGCACGCATTAGCCATACTTGGTTTTGTTATCGTTTCTACACTTTATTTCTTCCCTGTTTTGCAGGGAAAACAAATTTTTCAATCGGATATTGCTCAATACACGGGGATGGCCAAAGAACAAAACGATTTTAGGGCCACACATCATGAAGAACCATATTGGACAAATTCTGCATTCGGAGGAATGCCGACTTATCAATTAGGAGCCAAATATCCTCATGATTATGTTGGTGCTATCGATGACGTATTGCGTTTTTTACCAAGACCCGCGGATTATCTATTCTTATATTTTCTTAGTTTTTACGTTTTGATGTTGGTACTAAAAGCAGATCCGCTTAAAGCCTTTTTTGGTGCCTTGGCTTTTGGTTTTTCCACGTATTTGATTATTATTCTCGGCGTGGGGCACAATGCCAAAGCACATGCAATTGCGTATATGCCAATGGTTGTGGCCGGTTTTGTAATGGTTTTTCAACGGAAATATATTTTGGGAGGGTTGCTTACGATGTTTGCTGTGGCATTGGAAATTAATGCCAATCACTTTCAAATGACCTATTATTTATTGATATTGTTGTTGATTCTTTCAGGGTATTTTATTTATGAGGGAATCAAATCTAAAGAATATAAGTCTTTATTATATTCACTAGGAACACTTATTGGTGCGGGGATTATTGCTATTGGTGCCAATGCAACTAATTTATTGGCAACCGTTGAGTATGCAAACTTTAGTATTCGCGGAAAAAGTGATTTAAGCTTCAATCCAGATGGTTCTAAAAGTACTTCTGATGGTGCAATGACTCGTGATTATATTACGGAATATAGCTATGGTATTGCCGAAAGTTTTAATTTAATCGCCCCTCGATTGTTTGGAGGTTCCAATAATGAAAAAGTAGGTACAGACAGTAGTATGTTTGAGTTTATGATTTCACAAGGAGTGCCAGAAGGACAGGCTACCGATTTTGTAACCGCTATGCCAACCTACTGGGGCGATCAGCCAATTGTATCTGCTCCGGCGTATATAGGTGCAGTGGTTTTCTTTTTGGGAATCTTGGCTTTGTTTATTGATGAACGAAAAATTAAATATGTATTCCTTGGCGGAGCTTTTTTTACCTTAATTCTTTCTTGGGGGAAAAACTTTCCGGCATTGACGGATTTTTGTATCGACCATATTCCTATGTATAATAAGTTTAGAGCGGTATCGTCTATTCAGGTCATTTTGGAATTGTGTTTTCCTGTTTTGGCTATTATGGGCTTGCAATCTTTTTTTAAAGTGGAAAAAGAAAAGCAATTAAAACCATTATTACAATCGGGAGCTATTTGTTTAGGACTTATTATAGTTTTGTTTTTGTGCAAAAGTTTATTCAGCTTTACGGGAGCCAGCGATAGTTATTTAATAGAAAGTTACGGGCCAAGTTTTGTAGATGCTCTTAAAGCAGATCGTAAATCATTATATAGTGCCGACTTATTGCGTTCTGGATTTTTCATTCTGATAGCTGCAGGTACGTTATGGTTGTTTGTAAAAAATAGAATTGCCGCAAAAACTGCCATTATTTTGGTTGGTTTATTTATGGTATCCGACTTATTTTTTGTCGATAAAAATTATGTATCCAACAAAGATTTTATAAATGCCAGAGAAGTTGAAGTTCCTTTTCAGGAAACACCAACAGATACCGAAATCTTAAAAGACCCAACAAATTACCGTGTATTTGATATCCAGGGATTGATGCAGGGAAGAACATCTTATTTTCACAAAGCAATTGGTGGATATAGTGCTGTAAGACCTAAAAGAATGCAACAATTGTTTGATTATCAAATTGCCAAAAATAATTTGGAAATACTCAATATGTTGAATGTTAAATATGTAATTCAAACAGATAAAGAAGGTAAGGAACATCCAATTATCAACCCAGACGCCAATGGAAATGCCTGGTTTGTGAATCAAGTAAATTTGGTTAAGAATTCAGATGAGGAGATGAAAGCTTTGGATAAATTCAATTCGAAAGAAGTAGCTGTTATTAATGAAAATGAATTTTCGAATATCAAAAATAAGGCTTTCGCCAAAGACAGTTCGGCGACCATAATTTTGGATTCGTACTTGCCAAATGATTTAAAATATACTTCAAATAATGCCAAAGAAGGTTTAGCCGTTTTTTCTGAGATGTATTATGAAAAAGGTTGGAAAGCTTTTATCGATGGCAAAGAGACATCAATCATGAGAGCTGATTATACTTTGAGAGCGATAGTGGTTCCAGGAGGAAAACATACTATAGAATTTAAATTTGAACCCCAAGTGGTGAAAACAGGAAGTGCAATAACACTTGTTAGTTGTATTGGAATGTTATTTCTTTTGGTTGGTGGATTGTACTTTGAGAAAAAGAAAAATAGTGAAGTGTAG
- a CDS encoding glycosyltransferase family 4 protein gives MKPELKKILIITYYWPPAGGPGVQRWLKFVKYLPDFDIQPIVYIPENPTYPIVDTNLEKEVSEKAIILKHKIFEPYQLAAVFSKNKTKKISSGIIPNQKKQTFLDKTLLWIRGNLFIPDARVFWVNPSVTYLEKYIAENNIDTIITSGPPHSLHLIGLVLKQKLKVTWFADFRDPWTTIGYHKSLRLSTRAERRHKALEYRVLNTADTIIVTSKTTKTEFEAITNKPIAVITNGYDTESITKSVLDSKFSLAHIGSFLSERNPAILWESLAELLQEIPDFKSHLELKLIGAVSQEVLDTISQFNLDSYLNSLGYVSHSEAVAHQRNSQVLLLIEINSEETKSIIPGKLFEYMVSNRPIIAIGPKDSDFAEIITGTNTGVFFEYTEKEKLKNTIVSYYNQFLEGKLQSYGVGLQKYSRKNLTKDLVQLINSKI, from the coding sequence TTGAAACCAGAATTAAAAAAAATCCTCATTATAACATATTATTGGCCACCAGCAGGAGGGCCTGGTGTTCAGCGTTGGCTTAAGTTTGTAAAATATTTGCCTGATTTTGATATTCAGCCAATTGTTTATATTCCTGAGAATCCAACTTATCCAATAGTTGATACTAATTTAGAAAAAGAAGTTTCGGAGAAAGCGATAATTTTAAAGCACAAAATTTTCGAACCATATCAATTGGCAGCTGTTTTTTCTAAGAATAAAACCAAAAAAATTAGTTCGGGTATTATTCCAAATCAGAAGAAGCAAACTTTTCTTGATAAAACGTTATTGTGGATACGAGGAAACTTGTTTATTCCAGATGCACGGGTTTTTTGGGTAAATCCATCGGTTACTTATTTGGAAAAATACATTGCGGAAAATAATATAGATACCATAATTACTTCCGGACCTCCACATAGTTTGCATTTGATAGGTTTGGTTTTAAAACAGAAATTGAAAGTTACTTGGTTTGCTGATTTTCGTGATCCTTGGACAACTATTGGATATCATAAATCATTGCGATTATCCACTAGAGCTGAAAGAAGACACAAAGCACTTGAATATAGAGTTTTGAATACAGCTGATACCATTATTGTTACCAGTAAAACCACCAAAACCGAATTTGAAGCAATAACCAATAAACCAATTGCAGTTATTACCAATGGTTATGATACAGAGTCGATAACAAAAAGTGTTTTGGATTCAAAATTTAGTCTTGCTCATATCGGTTCTTTTCTTTCGGAAAGAAATCCAGCCATATTATGGGAATCTTTGGCTGAGTTATTACAGGAAATCCCAGATTTTAAGTCTCATTTGGAACTAAAATTAATCGGGGCTGTCAGTCAGGAAGTATTGGATACCATTTCGCAGTTTAATTTGGATTCATATCTGAATAGTCTTGGGTATGTTTCCCATTCTGAAGCAGTGGCCCATCAAAGAAATTCTCAGGTTTTATTACTTATCGAAATAAATTCAGAAGAAACGAAAAGTATTATTCCTGGCAAACTATTTGAATATATGGTTTCCAATAGACCAATTATTGCTATTGGTCCAAAAGATTCTGATTTTGCCGAGATAATAACAGGAACAAATACAGGAGTGTTTTTTGAGTATACTGAAAAGGAAAAATTAAAAAACACGATTGTCTCTTATTATAACCAGTTTTTGGAGGGGAAATTACAATCTTATGGTGTAGGTTTGCAAAAATATTCCAGAAAGAATTTGACCAAAGATTTGGTACAATTAATTAATTCAAAGATTTAA
- a CDS encoding oligosaccharide flippase family protein, translating to MGIVLNQSLKNTIITYIGFGIGAINTLYLYPIFLGATYYALTNYILSAANVIMPLFAIGMQNTLVKFYAQYQTEKERSQFLSFTVLFPLLMCIPLAIIGLFFFDDILAFVSKKNPVVKTFILLIPFTGLCMAYFEIFYAWARVHMHSVFGNFIKEVGLRLFSLITLIGVYYHWITVVQFVYVTAGIYLVALIVTMFYAFYIKRPVFQFVIPENVKDILVYTFYIILSGSVANLLLDGDKIMLNQYMKIENIAYYSVATYIALVISVPSRAMHQIVYPITAKLMHENKHDELNALYKKTSINLQIVGGFVMLCIFVNINQLYELVPKDYSGGITVVFMIGLSKYFDLILGNNNAIIFNSKYYRAVLFLGVGLVVLTVVLNMIFIPLFGIIGSAFATLLSITCYSLAKLLFVVKRMHLYPFTKQTLHSIGITFVVFLLFYFWKFPINPIIAIGLKSILVTIVYVFINYKFVVSPEINQTLDKVLLKIRREK from the coding sequence ATGGGCATAGTATTAAATCAGTCATTAAAAAATACCATAATTACTTATATTGGTTTTGGAATTGGAGCCATTAATACGTTGTATTTATATCCAATTTTTTTGGGTGCAACTTATTATGCTTTGACTAATTATATTCTTTCGGCTGCCAACGTGATTATGCCTTTGTTTGCAATCGGTATGCAAAATACACTGGTGAAATTTTATGCACAATACCAGACAGAGAAGGAACGTTCCCAGTTTTTGTCTTTCACGGTTTTATTTCCGTTGCTGATGTGTATTCCATTGGCTATTATAGGTTTATTTTTCTTTGATGATATCTTAGCTTTCGTTTCAAAGAAAAATCCAGTTGTTAAAACATTTATTTTGCTGATTCCATTCACTGGTTTGTGTATGGCTTATTTCGAGATATTTTATGCATGGGCAAGAGTTCATATGCATTCTGTTTTTGGTAATTTCATAAAGGAAGTGGGCTTGCGTTTGTTTTCATTGATTACTTTAATAGGTGTGTATTATCATTGGATAACTGTAGTGCAGTTTGTTTATGTTACTGCGGGTATATATTTAGTAGCATTGATTGTTACCATGTTTTATGCTTTTTACATAAAAAGACCTGTTTTTCAATTTGTTATTCCGGAAAATGTAAAAGATATTTTGGTTTACACTTTTTATATTATTTTGTCGGGTAGTGTTGCCAATTTATTATTGGATGGAGACAAAATAATGTTAAACCAATATATGAAGATTGAAAACATCGCTTACTATTCGGTTGCTACATATATAGCTTTGGTTATTTCTGTTCCAAGTCGTGCCATGCATCAGATTGTCTATCCGATTACCGCAAAATTGATGCACGAAAATAAACATGATGAATTGAATGCATTGTATAAAAAAACGTCTATCAACTTGCAGATTGTAGGTGGCTTTGTAATGCTTTGTATTTTTGTTAATATCAATCAGTTATATGAATTAGTGCCAAAAGATTACAGTGGCGGAATTACGGTTGTGTTCATGATTGGTTTGTCTAAATATTTTGATTTGATACTGGGGAATAATAACGCGATTATTTTTAATTCAAAGTATTATCGAGCCGTATTGTTTTTGGGTGTTGGATTGGTGGTTTTGACAGTCGTATTAAACATGATTTTTATTCCATTGTTTGGAATTATAGGTTCCGCATTTGCAACTTTATTATCCATTACTTGTTATAGTTTGGCCAAATTGCTTTTTGTTGTAAAACGAATGCATTTGTATCCGTTTACTAAACAAACATTGCATTCTATTGGAATAACGTTTGTGGTGTTTTTATTATTTTATTTTTGGAAGTTTCCAATAAATCCAATTATTGCCATTGGATTAAAATCCATTTTAGTAACTATCGTCTATGTATTTATCAATTATAAGTTTGTTGTTTCGCCAGAAATAAATCAAACTTTGGATAAAGTTCTTTTAAAAATCAGGAGGGAGAAATAG
- a CDS encoding mechanosensitive ion channel family protein, whose product MMNIKTTLLYLFLGSSILLFSQTQKSSNSNLDESKTGSVILHQNLPSLKGYPIAPFRDTLFFVYNRIGSFNAENRANAITSRIVLLYKDPFFKKDSLRLSKSDFGVDIVYNSDFVVMSVTDLDGKTIGTSNFALAQRNLAIIQKTVLFQKENNAVESLLKRIGLVLLLIGLVIVIVFAINKLFRWLRLFLIKRQDKYFSGLKIKGSYVFSPQRHLEFVLRIVTMARIVVLIFTFYISLPAIFSVFPETKAYASTLLKWVFSPAKAALMGFLDFLPNLISILVIVTLFRYLLKAIKFFVDEIQKGQIKIEGFYSDWAKPTFNIIKVLIYAFMIVIIFPYLPGSNSPIFQGVSVFVGILFSLGSSNAIANMVAGLVITYMRPFKIGDFIKIGDVSGTVVEKTALVTRVRTSKHEDITIPNATVLSSSSINYSANIGENGNGLLIHTKVTIGYDSSWKDVHKALIEAALRTDLLEKVPAPFVLQTSLDDFYVEYEINAYTKHPNEQPLVYSNLHQNIQDCFNEAGLEIMSPHYNSHRDGNRTTIPDNYLDNGYKPSSFNIKVNK is encoded by the coding sequence ATGATGAATATTAAAACTACACTACTGTATTTATTTCTTGGGTCTTCAATATTGTTGTTTTCCCAAACTCAAAAGAGCAGTAATTCAAACTTAGATGAAAGCAAAACGGGAAGTGTTATACTTCATCAAAATCTTCCCAGTTTAAAAGGTTATCCTATAGCTCCTTTTAGAGACACCTTATTTTTTGTCTATAATAGAATAGGATCTTTTAATGCCGAGAATCGAGCTAATGCCATTACCAGTAGAATAGTATTACTTTACAAAGATCCTTTTTTTAAGAAAGATTCATTACGGCTAAGTAAATCTGATTTCGGTGTCGATATTGTCTATAACAGTGATTTTGTTGTAATGTCGGTTACGGATCTTGACGGAAAAACAATAGGGACCAGTAATTTTGCCTTGGCTCAAAGAAATCTTGCTATTATACAAAAGACCGTGCTTTTTCAAAAAGAGAATAATGCGGTGGAGAGTTTGTTAAAGCGTATTGGGCTTGTATTATTGCTTATTGGGCTGGTAATTGTAATCGTATTTGCCATCAATAAACTATTTAGATGGCTTCGACTTTTTCTTATTAAAAGACAGGATAAGTATTTTTCGGGATTAAAAATAAAGGGGTCTTATGTTTTTTCACCACAAAGACATTTAGAATTCGTTTTAAGGATTGTGACGATGGCTAGAATAGTCGTTTTGATTTTTACATTTTATATTTCTTTACCAGCTATTTTTAGTGTTTTTCCCGAAACAAAAGCCTACGCAAGCACTCTTTTGAAATGGGTTTTTTCGCCAGCCAAAGCTGCGCTGATGGGGTTTCTTGATTTCTTACCAAATTTAATTTCCATACTTGTAATAGTAACATTGTTCCGTTATCTTTTGAAAGCTATTAAGTTTTTTGTCGATGAGATTCAGAAAGGTCAAATTAAAATTGAAGGCTTTTACAGTGATTGGGCAAAACCTACTTTTAACATCATAAAGGTCTTGATTTATGCTTTTATGATAGTCATTATTTTTCCATATTTGCCAGGGTCCAATTCACCTATATTTCAAGGGGTTTCTGTATTTGTTGGTATTTTGTTTTCATTGGGGTCTTCCAATGCAATTGCCAATATGGTAGCGGGATTGGTAATTACGTATATGCGCCCTTTTAAAATAGGTGATTTTATAAAAATAGGCGATGTAAGTGGTACGGTTGTTGAAAAAACGGCTTTGGTAACCCGCGTTCGTACATCAAAACACGAAGATATTACAATTCCCAATGCCACTGTTTTGTCAAGTTCCTCCATTAATTATTCGGCGAATATAGGTGAGAATGGCAATGGATTATTAATTCACACGAAAGTTACTATTGGTTATGACAGCTCATGGAAAGATGTTCATAAAGCGCTTATTGAGGCTGCTTTGAGAACCGATTTACTCGAAAAGGTTCCAGCTCCATTTGTGTTGCAAACCAGTTTAGATGATTTTTATGTTGAGTATGAAATAAACGCCTACACCAAACACCCCAATGAACAGCCTTTGGTTTATTCAAATTTGCACCAAAACATACAGGATTGTTTTAATGAGGCAGGTCTCGAAATAATGTCCCCACATTACAATTCGCATCGCGATGGAAACAGAACAACTATTCCAGATAATTATTTGGATAATGGATATAAGCCTTCTTCATTTAATATAAAAGTTAATAAGTAG
- the uvrA gene encoding excinuclease ABC subunit UvrA, which translates to MSIDISKLDPKKNIIIKGAQVHNLKNVDVAIPRNKLVVITGLSGSGKSSLAFDTLYAEGQRRYVESLSSYARQFLGRLDKPKVEYIKGIAPAIAIEQKVNTTNARSTVGTSTEIYDYIKLLFARIGRTYSPISGQEVKKNTVTDVVTEVKNFELDSKWLLLAPIHLEEGRQLEDKLKVLLQQGFARILVNNEMVRLDDFTPAEQHTLDHKDILLIIDRIVVKDEEEFYNRLSDAVQTAFYEGKGICYLQELNSDKKFTFSNNFELDGITFLEPNVHLFSFNNPYGACPVCEGYGNIIGIDAELVVPNTSLSIFENAIFPWRGESMGWFRDELVNNAYKFDFPIHKPYFQLTEEQKDLIWTGNKYFQGLNSFFKELEEKNYKIQNRVMLSRYRGKTKCHVCKGKRLRIEASYVKINGKTVSDLVDLPIKHLVDFFKNIDLDEYEKQIAKRLLIEINNRLSFLTEVGLNYLTLNRNSSTLSGGESQRINLATSLGSSLVGSMYILDEPSIGLHPKDTERLIKVLLSLRNLGNTVIVVEHDEDIMKAADMIIDIGPEAGTLGGNLVAQGTYDEILKSSSLTAKYLNGDLEITVPKKRRPFKNFIEIKGARENNLQNIDVIFPLDVLTVITGVSGSGKSTLVKKILFPAMQKKLDNAGEKAGQFSELSGSFSQIKHIEYVDQNPIGRSSRSNPVTYIKAYDDIRELYAKEKLSKVRGYQAKHFSFNVDGGRCETCKGEGSINVEMVFMADVQLPCETCNGKRFKKEVLEVTYDGKNIHDILTMTIDDSINFFEKNKQTKITQKLQPLQDVGLGYVQLGQSSSTLSGGEAQRIKLASFLVKGTIKEKALFVFDEPTTGLHFHDIKKLMASFDALIEKGHSILVIEHNLDLIKCADWVIDLGPEGGENGGLLLAVGTPEEIVKNKKSITAKYLKEKL; encoded by the coding sequence ATGTCAATTGATATTTCCAAACTCGACCCCAAAAAAAACATCATCATAAAAGGTGCACAAGTACATAATTTAAAAAATGTAGATGTTGCCATTCCCAGAAACAAACTTGTTGTTATTACTGGGCTTTCAGGTTCTGGAAAATCCAGTTTGGCTTTCGATACTTTGTATGCCGAAGGACAACGCCGTTATGTGGAAAGTTTATCATCATATGCCAGACAATTCTTGGGCCGATTGGACAAACCAAAAGTGGAATACATCAAAGGAATTGCACCTGCCATCGCCATTGAGCAAAAAGTAAACACCACCAATGCGCGTTCAACCGTAGGAACTTCAACTGAAATATACGATTACATTAAATTATTATTTGCTCGAATTGGAAGAACCTATTCCCCTATTTCAGGGCAAGAAGTCAAAAAAAACACAGTTACTGATGTAGTTACGGAAGTAAAAAACTTTGAACTGGACAGCAAATGGCTACTCCTCGCGCCTATTCATCTTGAAGAAGGAAGACAATTGGAAGACAAACTAAAAGTCTTATTGCAACAAGGATTTGCTAGGATTTTGGTAAATAATGAAATGGTCCGCTTGGATGATTTCACCCCGGCAGAACAACATACTTTAGACCATAAAGACATTTTACTCATAATTGACAGAATCGTGGTCAAAGATGAAGAAGAGTTTTATAATCGATTATCAGATGCCGTTCAAACAGCCTTTTATGAAGGAAAAGGAATTTGCTATTTGCAGGAATTAAATTCAGATAAAAAATTTACTTTTTCCAATAATTTCGAATTAGATGGTATTACTTTTCTGGAACCCAATGTGCATTTATTCAGTTTCAACAATCCATATGGAGCTTGCCCCGTTTGTGAAGGCTACGGAAATATCATAGGAATTGATGCTGAATTGGTCGTTCCAAACACTTCACTTTCTATTTTTGAAAACGCCATATTTCCTTGGCGAGGTGAAAGCATGGGCTGGTTCCGAGACGAATTGGTAAACAATGCCTATAAATTTGATTTTCCTATTCACAAACCTTACTTCCAACTAACAGAAGAACAAAAAGATTTGATTTGGACAGGAAACAAATATTTTCAAGGGCTAAATAGTTTCTTTAAAGAACTAGAAGAGAAAAATTATAAAATTCAAAACAGAGTAATGCTTTCCCGTTACAGAGGTAAAACCAAATGTCATGTTTGTAAAGGGAAACGTTTGAGAATCGAAGCTTCGTATGTAAAAATCAATGGAAAAACTGTATCTGATTTAGTGGATTTACCAATCAAACACTTGGTTGATTTTTTCAAAAATATTGATTTGGATGAATATGAAAAACAAATTGCCAAACGATTATTAATCGAAATCAATAATCGATTATCATTTTTAACTGAAGTAGGTTTAAATTATTTGACTTTAAACCGAAATTCATCAACACTTTCTGGAGGAGAATCCCAACGTATTAATTTAGCGACTTCATTAGGCAGTAGCCTTGTGGGTTCCATGTACATCCTGGATGAGCCAAGTATTGGCTTACACCCAAAAGACACGGAACGCCTGATTAAAGTTTTATTGTCATTACGCAACCTTGGCAATACCGTAATCGTCGTGGAGCATGATGAAGACATCATGAAAGCCGCGGACATGATTATCGATATAGGTCCAGAAGCAGGAACTTTAGGAGGAAATCTGGTTGCCCAAGGCACTTATGACGAAATACTTAAATCAAGCTCTTTAACCGCAAAATATTTGAACGGAGATCTTGAAATTACAGTTCCCAAAAAGCGAAGACCTTTTAAAAATTTTATCGAAATAAAAGGAGCGAGAGAAAACAATTTACAGAATATAGATGTTATTTTTCCACTTGATGTCCTAACAGTAATTACTGGAGTTTCGGGTAGTGGAAAAAGCACGCTTGTCAAAAAAATTCTTTTTCCTGCCATGCAGAAAAAACTGGATAATGCAGGAGAAAAAGCGGGGCAGTTTAGCGAGCTTTCAGGCTCTTTTTCACAGATAAAACATATTGAATACGTTGATCAAAATCCGATTGGCCGAAGTTCTCGTTCCAATCCGGTAACCTACATCAAAGCCTATGACGATATTAGGGAATTGTATGCCAAAGAAAAACTTTCCAAAGTAAGAGGCTATCAAGCCAAGCATTTCTCTTTTAATGTCGATGGTGGAAGATGTGAAACCTGCAAAGGCGAAGGATCAATAAATGTCGAAATGGTTTTCATGGCTGATGTGCAATTACCATGTGAAACCTGCAACGGAAAACGTTTCAAAAAGGAAGTTTTAGAAGTCACTTATGATGGCAAAAACATTCATGACATCTTGACGATGACCATTGATGATTCCATTAATTTCTTTGAAAAAAACAAACAAACAAAAATCACCCAAAAACTGCAACCTTTGCAAGATGTAGGTTTAGGATATGTTCAATTAGGACAATCCTCATCCACACTTTCTGGGGGAGAAGCACAACGTATAAAACTCGCTTCTTTTTTAGTTAAAGGAACTATCAAGGAAAAAGCACTGTTTGTTTTTGATGAACCTACAACAGGATTACATTTTCATGACATTAAAAAGTTAATGGCTTCCTTTGATGCTCTAATCGAAAAAGGGCATTCTATACTTGTAATAGAGCACAATCTTGACTTAATAAAATGTGCTGATTGGGTTATTGACTTAGGTCCTGAAGGAGGCGAAAACGGAGGCTTATTACTCGCTGTAGGTACTCCCGAAGAAATAGTAAAAAACAAAAAATCAATTACAGCAAAATATTTAAAAGAAAAACTATAA
- a CDS encoding RNA polymerase sigma factor, which produces MANLQKSDALLVKDYMAGDESALAILIKRHESKIYGFIYSKVADREVSNDIFQDTFIKVIKTLKTQSYNEEGKFLPWIMRIAHNLIIDFYRKSKKMPLFRETEDFSIFSIMSDDSLTVENQIIADQVEVDIRRLVEELPLDQKEVLMMRMYQDMSFKEISETTGVSINTALGRMRYAIMNLRKIIDKHQIVLTN; this is translated from the coding sequence ATGGCAAATTTACAAAAATCAGATGCTTTACTAGTAAAGGATTATATGGCTGGCGACGAAAGTGCCTTGGCTATATTAATCAAAAGACATGAATCTAAAATTTATGGATTTATCTATTCTAAAGTAGCCGATAGAGAGGTTTCAAATGACATCTTTCAAGATACTTTCATCAAAGTTATTAAAACTTTGAAAACACAGTCTTATAACGAAGAAGGTAAGTTCTTACCTTGGATAATGAGAATTGCACACAATTTAATAATTGATTTTTATAGAAAATCAAAAAAAATGCCGCTCTTCAGAGAAACTGAAGATTTTTCAATTTTTTCTATAATGTCTGATGATTCCCTTACGGTTGAAAACCAAATTATTGCCGATCAAGTTGAAGTTGATATTCGTAGATTAGTCGAAGAGCTCCCTCTGGATCAAAAAGAAGTTTTGATGATGCGCATGTATCAAGATATGAGTTTTAAAGAAATTTCTGAAACTACTGGAGTGAGTATCAATACTGCCTTGGGTAGAATGCGATATGCCATAATGAATTTGAGAAAAATTATAGATAAACATCAAATTGTTTTGACAAATTGA